The following proteins are co-located in the Armatimonadota bacterium genome:
- a CDS encoding ABC transporter substrate-binding protein, with protein MGMRSALLVLLAVLVLAPLGAVRAAPGGQVNVLCSPNPAWCDAIKVEFPKATGIALNYVRLSSGEALARLRAEGENPSFDVWFGGTGDPHIVANETGLTEFYRPKAWADLRPELREAVANKYIPLYAGILGWAINGGLLREKGIPVPRTWQDLGHPRLRGLVAMPNPNTSGTGYTMLATVVQIYGEREAFELLKRIHRNVAQYTRGGADPGVLTGRGEVAVGVTFIHDAVDNVLKGFPITYGAPSDGTGYEIGGLSLVRRTRNREAAITFIDWALTPEAQMIAATQGQSYQIPSNSKTPVPRVAPRFQDFKVIKYDFLKYGSAAVRDALVRRWTTEVFPLPK; from the coding sequence ATGGGAATGCGGAGCGCTCTGCTGGTCCTGCTGGCCGTGCTGGTGCTGGCTCCGCTCGGAGCGGTGCGCGCCGCGCCGGGCGGACAGGTGAACGTGCTGTGCAGCCCCAACCCGGCCTGGTGCGACGCCATCAAGGTGGAGTTCCCCAAGGCCACGGGGATCGCGCTCAACTACGTCCGCCTGAGCTCCGGCGAGGCGCTGGCCCGCCTGCGCGCCGAGGGGGAGAACCCCTCCTTCGACGTCTGGTTCGGCGGGACGGGCGACCCGCACATCGTGGCCAACGAGACGGGGTTGACGGAGTTCTACCGCCCCAAGGCCTGGGCCGATCTGCGGCCCGAGCTGCGCGAGGCCGTGGCGAACAAGTACATCCCCCTCTACGCCGGCATCCTGGGGTGGGCGATCAACGGCGGCCTGCTGCGTGAGAAGGGCATCCCGGTGCCGCGCACCTGGCAGGACCTCGGGCACCCGCGCCTGCGCGGGCTCGTGGCCATGCCCAACCCCAACACCAGCGGCACCGGCTACACCATGCTGGCCACCGTCGTCCAGATCTACGGTGAGCGCGAGGCCTTCGAGCTGCTCAAGCGCATCCACCGCAACGTCGCCCAGTACACCCGCGGCGGAGCCGACCCCGGCGTGCTCACCGGGCGCGGTGAGGTGGCCGTGGGGGTCACCTTCATCCACGACGCCGTGGACAACGTCCTCAAGGGCTTCCCCATCACCTACGGGGCGCCGTCGGACGGCACCGGGTACGAGATCGGCGGTCTCAGCCTGGTGCGACGGACGCGTAACCGCGAGGCGGCCATCACCTTCATCGACTGGGCCCTGACGCCGGAGGCGCAGATGATCGCGGCCACCCAAGGACAGTCCTACCAGATCCCGTCCAACAGCAAGACGCCCGTCCCCCGGGTGGCGCCGCGCTTCCAGGACTTCAAGGTGATCAAGTACGACTTCCTCAAGTACGGGTCCGCCGCCGTCCGGGACGCCCTCGTGCGCCGGTGGACGACGGAGGTCTTCCCGCTGCCGAAGTAG
- a CDS encoding ABC transporter substrate-binding protein produces MGRTAVIGLIVMLAALALPGLPGASAQGGRIVVYSALPDLETSLINREFTRRTGIQVEALSVAAAGTLQARIRAEKDRPRADIFVGGSADFHAPLAREGLLLAYRSPVFTEARISPTYRDPNGYWHGWYLGALAIIINTDRWEREMAPRRIPKPATWDDLARPEFRGQFIMPSPITTGGGYIFVAAQIFRLGEERAWAFLRTLNGNVAQYTPTAPGTITLLERGEAVVGMMWAHEGIGARILRSAPLEVTVPPDTAFEIGAVSILRGGPNPAGARAYVDFLLTRLPQDINAKFGFRYPVRGDVPVPLGATPFEQLKFVRYDRDWAVEHQARIRERWTREIGR; encoded by the coding sequence ATGGGCAGGACGGCTGTGATCGGCCTGATCGTGATGCTGGCGGCGCTCGCGCTCCCGGGACTCCCCGGCGCGAGCGCCCAGGGCGGGCGCATCGTGGTCTACTCGGCGCTGCCGGACCTGGAGACCTCGCTGATCAACCGGGAGTTCACCCGCCGCACCGGGATCCAGGTGGAGGCGCTCAGCGTCGCCGCGGCGGGGACCCTCCAGGCGCGCATCCGGGCGGAGAAGGACCGGCCGCGCGCCGACATCTTCGTGGGCGGGTCGGCCGACTTCCACGCCCCGCTGGCGCGGGAGGGGCTCCTGCTGGCCTACCGGTCGCCGGTCTTCACCGAGGCGCGCATCAGCCCCACCTACCGCGACCCCAACGGGTACTGGCACGGCTGGTACCTGGGGGCGCTGGCCATCATCATCAACACCGACCGCTGGGAGCGGGAGATGGCCCCGCGGCGCATCCCCAAGCCGGCCACCTGGGACGACCTGGCCCGGCCGGAGTTCCGGGGTCAGTTCATCATGCCGAGCCCCATCACCACCGGGGGCGGCTACATCTTCGTGGCGGCGCAGATCTTCCGCCTGGGGGAGGAGCGGGCCTGGGCCTTCCTGCGCACCCTCAACGGCAACGTGGCCCAGTACACGCCCACGGCCCCCGGGACGATCACCCTGCTGGAGCGCGGTGAGGCCGTCGTGGGGATGATGTGGGCGCACGAGGGGATCGGCGCGCGCATCCTGCGCAGCGCCCCGCTGGAGGTGACGGTGCCGCCGGACACCGCCTTCGAGATCGGTGCCGTCTCCATCCTGCGCGGCGGGCCCAACCCGGCCGGCGCCCGCGCGTACGTGGACTTCCTGCTGACGCGCCTGCCGCAGGACATCAACGCCAAGTTCGGCTTCCGCTACCCCGTGCGCGGCGACGTGCCGGTGCCGCTGGGCGCCACGCCCTTCGAGCAGCTGAAGTTCGTCCGCTACGACCGCGACTGGGCGGTGGAGCACCAGGCGCGCATCCGCGAGCGGTGGACCCGCGAGATCGGTCGCTGA
- a CDS encoding ABC transporter ATP-binding protein, with amino-acid sequence MRTTPGPEAAPAVRGGGVPVRLVEVTKRFGPVVAVDRLTLEVPAGRLVTFLGPSGCGKTTTLRLVAGLEAPTAGRIFMGEEDVTRLPAALRKVTMVFQSYALFPHLTVFENVAYGLRISRVREAEVRRRVAEALALVGLPEVEGRYPAQLSGGQQQRVALARALVMEPRVLLFDEPLSNLDAKLRRRVRAEIRELQQRLGITSIYVTHDQAEALALSDVVVVMHQGRVEQVGTPEDLYRRPATRFVADFIGEANLLPARYDGGRVTVGGYTFPFAQPGMGPGAVTLMARPEAVHLARDGEGLPGRVRTAFFMGMTTEYLVETPVGEVTVVEPLGAREAFPPGAEVALRFREAGLFLLPGMGPGDARS; translated from the coding sequence GTGAGGACGACGCCCGGCCCGGAGGCGGCCCCGGCGGTTCGAGGGGGCGGCGTGCCGGTGCGCCTTGTCGAGGTGACGAAGCGCTTCGGCCCGGTGGTGGCGGTGGACCGCCTCACCCTGGAGGTGCCGGCGGGACGGCTCGTCACCTTCCTCGGCCCGTCGGGGTGCGGCAAGACCACCACCCTGCGGCTGGTGGCGGGCCTGGAGGCCCCCACCGCCGGGCGCATCTTCATGGGCGAGGAGGACGTCACCCGGCTGCCGGCGGCGCTGCGCAAGGTGACGATGGTCTTCCAGTCCTACGCCCTCTTCCCGCACCTGACCGTCTTCGAGAACGTCGCCTACGGCCTGCGCATCAGCCGGGTGCGGGAGGCGGAGGTGCGCCGGCGGGTGGCCGAGGCCCTGGCGCTGGTCGGCCTGCCCGAGGTGGAAGGGCGCTACCCCGCCCAGCTCTCCGGCGGCCAGCAGCAGCGCGTGGCCCTGGCCCGGGCGCTGGTCATGGAGCCGCGCGTGCTCCTCTTCGACGAGCCGCTCAGCAACCTGGACGCCAAGCTGCGCCGCCGCGTGCGCGCCGAGATCCGCGAGCTGCAGCAGCGGCTCGGCATCACCAGCATCTACGTCACCCACGACCAGGCGGAGGCGTTGGCGCTCTCCGACGTGGTGGTGGTGATGCACCAGGGGCGCGTGGAGCAGGTGGGGACCCCCGAGGACCTCTACCGCCGCCCGGCCACGCGCTTCGTCGCCGACTTCATCGGCGAGGCCAACCTCCTCCCTGCCCGCTACGACGGCGGGCGCGTCACCGTGGGCGGCTACACCTTCCCCTTCGCCCAGCCGGGGATGGGCCCAGGGGCGGTGACGCTGATGGCCCGTCCCGAGGCGGTGCACCTGGCGCGCGACGGAGAGGGGCTGCCGGGGCGCGTGCGCACGGCCTTCTTCATGGGGATGACCACGGAGTACCTGGTGGAAACGCCGGTGGGAGAGGTCACGGTGGTGGAGCCACTGGGCGCGCGGGAGGCCTTCCCGCCCGGCGCGGAGGTGGCGCTGCGCTTCCGGGAGGCGGGGCTCTTCCTCCTGCCGGGGATGGGTCCGGGCGACGCCCGCTCCTAA
- a CDS encoding ABC transporter ATP-binding protein produces MPEPTVTGRTPATDPGSLTDRTAGPPHLRLVEVTKRFGAHVAVDRVSLALPEGAFTTLLGPSGCGKTTVLRLVAGFYRPDSGEILLRERPITDVPPHRRHMAMVFQEYALFPHLTVGENVAYGLRMRRVPPRETARRVAEALRLVGLEGQERRFPHQLSGGQQQRVALARALVVEPEVLLLDEPLSNLDAKLRVRVRTEIRQLQERLGKTTLYVTHDQEEALAISDQIAVMHAGRILQVGTPTEIYFRPQNRIVADFVGLATFVEAEVAGSGRVRVHGVVVPVTGPLPPTGRVTLVVRPEAVRLTPARSGGEDGGGLRGRVVARAFLGGVVRCWVDVHGAEWVVDVPVDQEVPVDGVVALRLGERVHALPEGPAGSAAEGPAGSGEGPARDRAGPTM; encoded by the coding sequence GTGCCCGAGCCGACCGTGACCGGGCGCACGCCGGCGACCGACCCGGGCTCGTTGACCGACCGGACCGCGGGGCCCCCGCACCTCCGGCTGGTGGAGGTGACGAAGCGCTTCGGGGCGCACGTGGCGGTGGACCGGGTCTCCCTGGCGCTGCCCGAGGGCGCCTTCACCACGCTCCTGGGCCCGTCCGGCTGCGGCAAGACCACCGTCCTGCGCCTGGTGGCGGGGTTCTACCGACCGGACAGCGGGGAGATCCTGCTGCGTGAGCGCCCCATCACCGACGTGCCGCCGCACCGCCGCCACATGGCGATGGTCTTCCAGGAGTACGCCCTCTTCCCCCACCTGACGGTCGGGGAGAACGTCGCCTACGGCCTGCGTATGCGCCGGGTGCCGCCGCGGGAGACGGCGCGGCGGGTGGCGGAGGCGCTGCGCCTGGTGGGGCTGGAGGGGCAGGAGCGGCGCTTCCCCCACCAGCTCTCGGGCGGGCAGCAGCAGCGGGTGGCGCTGGCGCGCGCGCTGGTCGTGGAGCCGGAGGTGCTGCTGCTGGACGAGCCGCTCAGCAACCTGGACGCCAAGCTGCGCGTGCGGGTGCGCACGGAGATCCGCCAGCTGCAGGAGCGGCTGGGCAAGACCACGCTGTACGTCACCCACGACCAGGAGGAGGCGCTGGCCATCTCCGACCAGATCGCCGTGATGCACGCGGGGCGGATCCTGCAGGTGGGCACCCCCACGGAGATTTACTTCCGGCCGCAGAACCGCATCGTGGCCGACTTCGTGGGACTGGCCACCTTCGTGGAGGCCGAGGTCGCGGGGTCGGGACGGGTGCGCGTGCACGGCGTCGTCGTCCCTGTGACCGGCCCGCTGCCGCCGACGGGACGGGTGACCCTGGTGGTCCGGCCCGAGGCGGTCCGGCTGACGCCCGCTCGTAGCGGGGGCGAAGACGGCGGCGGGCTGCGGGGCCGCGTCGTGGCCCGGGCCTTCCTCGGCGGAGTGGTGCGCTGCTGGGTGGACGTGCACGGCGCGGAGTGGGTGGTGGACGTGCCGGTGGACCAGGAGGTGCCCGTCGATGGGGTGGTGGCGCTGCGGTTGGGGGAGCGCGTCCACGCCCTCCCGGAGGGGCCGGCGGGGAGCGCCGCGGAAGGTCCGGCGGGGAGCGGCGAGGGGCCGGCGCGGGACCGTGCAGGCCCCACAATGTAA
- a CDS encoding iron ABC transporter permease has product MRAGAVALEWRRLRRHADPGLLAVYTGALLLLALAVLYPAYRVLVYPSWADYLAIPRSLRWLQAARNSLVMMVLSTASATLVGVLFAFATTRHDLPGRRLFRAAAMLPLFAPPFMVAFAYILMFGRQGLVTRTLLGLDANIFGWHGLWLVQTVAFFPLAMLIIAGVLEAINPSLEHAARNLGAPEGAVLRTVTLALARPGIAGAMLVVAISVLADFGNAVIIAGNFPLLATEAWFRMEGMGDLTGAALVVGMLLVPTVLLFLLERFWVSRRVYVTVTGRGSRIERPPTPPAVRWAVLLACLLVTVLVALVYLGVLAGAFTAVWGRDWSLTLEHWHLARDRAGTLWASVRVGTLAGVVTAVTGVLVAFLATRPLPLRGVLDFLAVLPGALPGVFVGVGYVLAFNPTPLGGTVWAVALALGMWHLPMGYQAAAARLRQVERAIEEAAVNLGATGLRVLRDIYLPMLLRALAEAFAVSFVRGVTNVSIVVFLIAPGQVVATFAILNMIQNNIWGAAAALTTMLLLLTVVAVGASWLLLGRAVRTAPVG; this is encoded by the coding sequence GTGAGGGCCGGGGCGGTCGCGCTGGAGTGGCGGAGGCTCCGCCGGCACGCCGACCCCGGCCTGCTGGCCGTCTACACGGGGGCGCTGCTCCTCCTGGCCCTGGCCGTCCTCTACCCGGCCTACCGGGTGCTGGTCTACCCGTCGTGGGCGGACTACCTGGCCATCCCCCGCAGCCTGCGCTGGCTGCAGGCCGCCCGCAACAGCCTGGTGATGATGGTCCTCTCCACGGCCAGCGCCACGCTGGTGGGGGTGCTCTTCGCCTTCGCCACCACCCGCCATGACCTGCCGGGCCGGCGCCTCTTCCGGGCCGCGGCGATGCTGCCGCTCTTCGCGCCGCCCTTCATGGTGGCGTTCGCCTACATCCTCATGTTCGGCCGGCAGGGGCTGGTCACGCGCACGCTGCTCGGGCTCGACGCCAACATTTTCGGCTGGCACGGCCTGTGGCTGGTGCAGACGGTGGCCTTCTTCCCGCTGGCGATGCTCATCATCGCCGGCGTGCTCGAGGCCATCAACCCGAGCCTGGAGCACGCGGCGCGGAACCTGGGCGCCCCCGAAGGGGCGGTCCTGCGCACGGTCACCCTGGCCCTGGCCCGCCCGGGGATCGCCGGGGCGATGCTGGTGGTGGCCATCTCGGTGCTGGCCGACTTCGGCAACGCGGTGATCATCGCCGGCAACTTCCCCCTGCTGGCCACCGAGGCGTGGTTCCGCATGGAGGGGATGGGGGACCTGACCGGGGCGGCGCTGGTCGTGGGGATGCTGCTCGTGCCCACCGTCCTCCTCTTCCTCCTGGAGCGCTTCTGGGTGAGCCGCCGCGTCTACGTGACGGTCACGGGCCGGGGCTCGCGCATCGAGCGGCCGCCCACCCCGCCGGCCGTCCGCTGGGCGGTCCTCCTGGCCTGCCTGCTGGTGACGGTGCTCGTGGCGCTCGTCTACCTGGGGGTGCTGGCCGGCGCCTTCACGGCGGTGTGGGGGCGCGACTGGTCCCTCACCCTGGAGCACTGGCACCTGGCCCGCGACCGGGCGGGGACGCTGTGGGCCAGCGTACGCGTGGGGACGCTCGCCGGCGTCGTCACCGCCGTGACCGGGGTGCTGGTGGCCTTCCTGGCCACGCGCCCGCTGCCGCTGCGCGGGGTCCTCGACTTCCTGGCGGTCCTGCCCGGGGCGCTCCCCGGCGTCTTCGTCGGCGTGGGCTACGTCCTGGCCTTCAACCCCACGCCGCTCGGCGGCACGGTCTGGGCGGTGGCGCTGGCGCTGGGGATGTGGCACCTGCCCATGGGCTACCAGGCCGCCGCAGCGCGGCTGCGCCAGGTGGAGCGGGCCATCGAGGAGGCGGCGGTGAACCTGGGGGCCACGGGGCTGCGCGTGCTGCGGGACATCTACCTGCCCATGCTCCTGCGCGCGCTGGCGGAGGCGTTCGCCGTCTCCTTCGTGCGGGGGGTGACCAACGTGAGCATCGTGGTCTTCCTCATCGCCCCGGGGCAGGTTGTGGCCACCTTCGCCATCCTCAACATGATCCAGAACAACATCTGGGGCGCGGCGGCGGCGCTCACCACCATGCTCCTCCTCCTCACCGTCGTGGCCGTGGGGGCGAGTTGGCTCCTGCTGGGGCGGGCCGTGCGCACCGCGCCGGTGGGATGA
- the iolN gene encoding 3-dehydro-scyllo-inosose hydrolase, which produces MGKWDLPPRGGHMDKRTGIYLQTMTQRDIEERLATNDVLIVPLGATEAHGPNAPIGEDIFLVCRMAEVVAERTGCTVSEPLWFGSHPYHHLGMPGTVPIPEDVFTAFVRAMIAGFWNMGFRKQILLNGHGQEYVIPTAIHQFGKRYRVPALIVNVNWYHAIPDHFRLKQDGGPYETPFIHADEVETSWCLALFPELMKQEWVVDNEPFGFLPEGHVDKAGNLLRRPINWYGHVGAGPIEVKAYIEGVVGKPSLAAAEKALPGVEALLDYLERLVTDILARFPPGELPPIDLVTERDREELEAVLRGPARGGKSIYALGWPP; this is translated from the coding sequence ATGGGCAAGTGGGACCTGCCGCCCCGAGGCGGCCACATGGACAAGCGCACCGGGATCTACCTGCAGACCATGACCCAGCGCGACATCGAGGAGCGCCTGGCCACCAACGACGTCCTCATCGTGCCGCTGGGCGCCACCGAGGCGCACGGCCCCAACGCGCCCATCGGCGAGGACATCTTCCTCGTCTGCCGCATGGCCGAGGTGGTGGCGGAGCGCACCGGGTGCACCGTCTCCGAGCCGCTGTGGTTCGGTTCTCACCCCTACCACCACCTGGGCATGCCCGGGACCGTGCCCATCCCCGAGGACGTCTTCACCGCCTTCGTGCGGGCGATGATCGCCGGCTTCTGGAACATGGGCTTCCGCAAGCAGATCCTGCTCAACGGCCACGGGCAGGAGTACGTCATCCCCACGGCGATCCACCAGTTTGGCAAGCGCTACCGGGTCCCGGCGCTGATCGTGAACGTGAACTGGTACCATGCCATCCCGGACCACTTTCGCCTCAAGCAGGACGGAGGGCCCTACGAGACCCCCTTCATCCACGCCGACGAGGTGGAGACCTCCTGGTGCCTGGCGCTCTTCCCCGAGCTGATGAAGCAGGAGTGGGTCGTGGACAACGAACCCTTCGGCTTCCTCCCGGAAGGCCACGTGGACAAGGCCGGGAACCTCCTGCGCCGGCCGATCAACTGGTACGGGCACGTGGGGGCGGGCCCCATCGAGGTGAAGGCCTACATCGAGGGCGTCGTGGGGAAGCCCTCCCTGGCGGCGGCGGAGAAGGCGCTGCCGGGCGTGGAGGCGCTGCTCGACTACCTGGAACGCCTCGTCACCGACATCCTGGCCCGCTTCCCGCCCGGGGAGCTGCCCCCCATCGACCTGGTGACCGAGCGCGACCGGGAGGAACTGGAGGCGGTGCTGCGCGGGCCGGCCCGCGGGGGCAAGTCCATTTACGCGCTGGGCTGGCCGCCGTGA
- a CDS encoding iron ABC transporter permease, with protein sequence MARPLLPSGAPPLALRTVPVQWTAMGWGAAALVVGLLLPWTREERAVWAYAADATGAALLRTTPGVGLALLAAALAVLVGVAPLPPVRRGQWLWPLGLAGAVTILVTALVLGRPVGLGAILLFLAHLTLAGTGLALSGALRTDPFTAAAVLWAAVFVLLFILLPLAEVLAAAVVVSGRFTLDAVRETIRSPAFFLLDRPATPLDEGRAVLAVGAGGAAVGAAWSLLARHPLRAVVVRTLAAGLGAGGLAALVLGFGAVRNSVLLALAVGGLSTGVGFLFALLGERSRLPTRRLLGPLSILPIITPPFVLGLAMIFMFGRRGFITHQLLGQSTTLFFGPLGVGAAQVLAFTPIAYLVLVGVVRALDVAMEEAAETLGASRWQVLRTVIWPLARPGLANAFLLVAIESLADFGNPFVVGGGAPFLATQVFDAISGRFNPHEAAVYGVTLLGMTLTVFLVQRLWLGRRGYVTVTGRPGAGLARPLPRWLDLGGTALFLGWVALTVLLYGSVFVGAVTRLWGFDDTVTLAHLQGLTPQGWAVLWNSVRLSALAAVPSTLLGFLIAYLVTRVAFPGRSALEFSAMLSFAVPGTVMGIGYILAFNQGVLLLTGTEVILVLAFVFRNMPVGIRAGVAALHQLDRAIEEASTLLGAGTASTLRRIVMPLVRPALLSGLVFAFVRAVTAVSQVIFLISPQHNLATTQILSYVQYGTLGRGAALASVVIVLLAAVVLALYLVTNRLDPRLVREVGA encoded by the coding sequence TTGGCCAGGCCCCTCCTCCCCTCGGGCGCGCCGCCGCTCGCCCTGCGGACCGTCCCCGTGCAGTGGACGGCCATGGGGTGGGGGGCGGCCGCGCTCGTCGTGGGGTTGCTCCTCCCCTGGACCCGGGAGGAGCGGGCGGTGTGGGCGTATGCCGCCGACGCCACGGGTGCGGCGCTGCTCCGCACCACGCCCGGGGTGGGGCTGGCCCTGCTGGCCGCGGCGCTGGCGGTGCTGGTCGGCGTGGCGCCGCTGCCGCCGGTGCGCCGGGGGCAGTGGCTGTGGCCGCTCGGGCTGGCCGGAGCGGTCACCATCCTGGTCACCGCGCTGGTGCTGGGGCGGCCCGTGGGCCTGGGCGCCATCCTCCTCTTCCTCGCCCACCTCACGCTGGCGGGGACGGGGCTCGCGCTCAGCGGCGCGCTGCGCACCGACCCCTTCACGGCCGCCGCGGTGCTGTGGGCGGCCGTCTTCGTGCTGCTCTTCATCCTCCTGCCGCTGGCGGAGGTGCTGGCGGCGGCGGTCGTGGTCTCGGGCCGGTTCACCCTGGACGCGGTGCGGGAGACGATCCGCTCACCGGCCTTCTTCCTCCTCGACCGGCCGGCCACGCCGCTGGACGAGGGGCGGGCGGTGCTGGCCGTGGGCGCGGGTGGAGCGGCGGTGGGGGCCGCCTGGAGCCTCCTGGCCCGCCACCCCCTGCGGGCGGTGGTCGTCCGGACCCTCGCCGCGGGCCTTGGCGCCGGCGGGCTGGCGGCACTGGTGCTCGGCTTCGGTGCCGTGCGCAACAGCGTGCTGCTGGCGCTGGCCGTGGGCGGGCTCTCCACGGGAGTCGGATTCCTCTTCGCCCTGCTGGGGGAGCGGTCGCGCCTCCCCACGCGGCGCCTGCTCGGGCCCCTCTCCATCCTGCCCATCATCACCCCGCCCTTCGTCCTGGGGCTGGCGATGATCTTCATGTTCGGCCGGCGCGGGTTCATCACGCACCAGCTCCTGGGACAGTCGACCACCCTCTTCTTCGGGCCGCTCGGGGTGGGCGCGGCGCAGGTGCTGGCCTTCACCCCCATCGCCTACCTGGTGCTGGTGGGTGTGGTGCGTGCCCTCGACGTGGCCATGGAGGAGGCGGCCGAGACGCTGGGCGCGTCACGCTGGCAGGTGCTGCGGACCGTCATCTGGCCGCTGGCGCGGCCGGGGCTGGCCAACGCCTTCCTGCTGGTGGCCATCGAGAGCCTGGCCGACTTCGGCAACCCCTTCGTCGTCGGCGGCGGCGCGCCGTTTCTGGCCACGCAGGTCTTCGACGCCATCAGTGGCCGCTTCAACCCGCACGAGGCCGCGGTCTACGGGGTGACGCTGCTGGGGATGACCCTCACCGTCTTCCTGGTGCAGCGGCTGTGGCTGGGGCGGCGGGGCTACGTCACCGTCACCGGCCGCCCCGGCGCGGGGCTGGCCCGCCCCCTCCCGCGCTGGCTCGACCTGGGTGGCACCGCCCTCTTCCTGGGGTGGGTGGCCCTCACCGTGCTGCTCTACGGCTCCGTCTTCGTGGGGGCGGTGACGCGGCTGTGGGGGTTCGACGACACCGTCACCCTCGCCCACCTCCAGGGGCTCACCCCGCAGGGGTGGGCGGTGCTGTGGAATTCCGTGCGCCTCTCCGCGCTGGCGGCGGTGCCCTCGACGTTGCTCGGTTTCCTCATCGCCTACCTGGTGACGCGCGTGGCCTTCCCGGGCCGGTCGGCGCTGGAGTTCAGCGCCATGCTCTCCTTCGCCGTCCCCGGCACGGTGATGGGGATCGGCTACATCCTGGCCTTCAACCAGGGGGTGCTGCTCCTCACCGGCACGGAGGTCATCCTCGTCCTGGCGTTCGTCTTCCGCAATATGCCGGTGGGGATCCGCGCCGGGGTCGCCGCCCTGCACCAGCTCGACCGCGCCATCGAGGAGGCCTCCACGCTGCTGGGCGCGGGGACCGCCTCCACGCTGCGGCGCATCGTCATGCCGCTCGTGCGGCCGGCGCTGCTCTCGGGGCTGGTCTTCGCCTTCGTGCGCGCCGTCACGGCGGTGAGCCAGGTGATCTTCCTCATCTCGCCGCAGCACAACCTGGCCACGACGCAGATCCTCTCCTACGTCCAGTACGGGACGCTGGGGCGCGGGGCGGCGCTGGCCTCGGTGGTGATCGTGCTGCTGGCCGCGGTGGTGCTGGCCCTCTACCTGGTGACGAACCGCCTCGACCCGCGCCTGGTCCGGGAGGTGGGCGCGTGA
- a CDS encoding sugar phosphate isomerase/epimerase family protein produces the protein MRVSLVVSLEATAFDAVAMRQGLGALEAVAALGYDGAELAVRDPQAVDGGWLRDRCAQLGLAVPALGTGQAYLRDGLALAHPEAGIRRAAIERMRHHVALARQLSALPGTPAAGVQVIVGLIRGPAGQDRPGAERRLTEALRPCLDAAAEAGVGLVIEAINRYESDWLHTLEEVAALVERVGHPRLGVLADTFHMNIEERSMDEALRAAAPHLRHVHVADSNRRAPGQGHLDFARLVGVLREAGYDGFLSAEILPWPDPDEAGRLAITHLRAVLGRP, from the coding sequence GTGCGCGTGAGCCTGGTCGTCTCCCTGGAGGCCACCGCGTTCGATGCGGTGGCGATGCGCCAGGGGCTGGGGGCCCTGGAGGCGGTGGCGGCGCTGGGCTACGACGGGGCGGAGCTGGCCGTGCGCGACCCGCAGGCGGTCGACGGCGGGTGGCTGCGCGACCGCTGCGCGCAGTTGGGGCTGGCCGTCCCCGCACTCGGCACCGGGCAGGCCTACCTGCGCGACGGCCTGGCGCTGGCCCACCCGGAGGCAGGCATCCGCCGGGCGGCCATCGAACGCATGCGGCACCACGTCGCCCTGGCCCGGCAGCTGAGCGCGCTCCCGGGGACGCCGGCCGCGGGCGTCCAGGTGATCGTCGGGCTGATCCGAGGCCCGGCGGGCCAGGACCGGCCAGGGGCCGAGCGGCGCCTCACCGAGGCGCTCCGGCCCTGCCTGGACGCGGCGGCCGAGGCCGGGGTGGGGCTGGTGATCGAGGCGATCAACCGCTACGAGAGCGACTGGCTGCACACCCTGGAGGAGGTGGCGGCGCTGGTGGAGCGCGTCGGCCACCCGCGGCTGGGCGTGCTGGCCGACACCTTCCACATGAACATCGAGGAGCGGTCGATGGACGAGGCCCTGCGCGCCGCCGCGCCCCATCTGCGCCACGTGCACGTGGCCGACAGCAACCGCCGCGCGCCGGGGCAGGGGCACCTCGACTTCGCGCGGCTGGTGGGCGTCCTGCGCGAGGCCGGCTACGACGGGTTCCTCTCGGCGGAGATCCTGCCGTGGCCCGACCCGGATGAAGCCGGGCGGCTGGCCATCACCCACCTGCGCGCGGTGCTGGGGCGGCCCTGA